Proteins encoded by one window of Kribbella italica:
- a CDS encoding CCA tRNA nucleotidyltransferase translates to MSPTPDQSRSSGSLSAVQRQGVQALLKIAPVVDELGARFDAAGHEIALVGGPVRDILLDRGSKDLDFATSARPDVVQRLLAGWADHVWDIGKAFGTIGCRKDDWVLEITTYRSESYDPTSRKPEVAYGDTLEEDLARRDFAMNAMAVLLPSHRFVDPYGGLEDVAHRVIRTPGSPEDSFSDDPLRMMRAARFAAQLAFTPDPAVVEAMTAMADRIAIVSAERVRDELEKLVCAPYPRVGLDLLVSTGLADHVLPELPALRLELDEHHRHKDVYQHSLTVLDQAIDLEPRLAKDGIEAPDFVVRFAALIHDIGKPKTRKFEGDGKVTFHHHDVVGAKLAKKRMRALRFSNEQIDEVGKLVELHLRFHGYGTGEWTDSAVRRYVRDAGKLLSRLHVLTRADSTTRNKRKADALRSAYDDLEVRIDRLREQEELDSIRPDLDGNQIMETLGIGPGREVGEAYKFLMELRMDQGEIGADAAREALLAWWAERG, encoded by the coding sequence GTGTCTCCTACTCCCGACCAGTCACGCTCCTCCGGATCGCTGTCCGCCGTCCAGCGGCAAGGCGTCCAGGCGTTGCTGAAGATCGCCCCGGTGGTCGACGAGCTGGGTGCCCGCTTCGACGCGGCCGGCCACGAGATCGCGCTGGTCGGAGGTCCTGTCCGCGACATTCTCCTCGATCGTGGGAGCAAGGATCTCGACTTCGCCACCTCGGCCCGGCCCGACGTCGTCCAGCGGCTGCTGGCCGGCTGGGCCGACCACGTCTGGGACATCGGCAAGGCCTTCGGCACCATCGGCTGCCGCAAGGACGACTGGGTCCTGGAGATCACCACCTATCGCTCGGAGTCCTACGATCCCACCTCGCGCAAACCGGAGGTGGCCTACGGCGACACCCTCGAGGAGGACCTGGCCCGGCGGGACTTCGCCATGAACGCGATGGCGGTGCTGCTCCCGTCGCACCGCTTCGTCGACCCGTACGGCGGCCTCGAGGACGTCGCGCACCGGGTGATCCGGACGCCGGGCTCCCCGGAGGACTCGTTCTCCGACGACCCGCTGCGGATGATGCGGGCGGCCCGGTTCGCGGCCCAGCTGGCGTTCACGCCCGACCCGGCTGTGGTCGAGGCGATGACCGCGATGGCCGACCGGATCGCGATCGTGTCCGCCGAGCGCGTCCGCGACGAGCTGGAGAAGCTGGTCTGCGCGCCGTACCCGCGGGTCGGTCTGGACCTGCTGGTGTCGACCGGGCTGGCCGATCACGTGCTGCCCGAGCTGCCGGCGCTGCGGCTCGAGCTGGACGAGCACCACCGGCACAAGGACGTGTACCAGCACTCGCTGACCGTGCTCGACCAGGCGATCGACCTGGAGCCGCGGCTGGCCAAGGACGGCATCGAGGCGCCGGACTTCGTGGTCCGGTTCGCCGCGCTGATCCACGACATCGGCAAGCCGAAGACGCGCAAGTTCGAGGGCGACGGCAAGGTCACCTTCCACCACCACGACGTGGTCGGCGCGAAGCTGGCCAAGAAGCGGATGCGCGCGCTGCGGTTCAGCAACGAGCAGATCGACGAGGTCGGCAAGCTGGTCGAGCTGCATCTGCGCTTCCACGGCTACGGGACCGGCGAGTGGACCGACTCCGCCGTCCGCCGGTACGTCCGCGACGCGGGCAAGCTGCTGAGCCGGCTGCACGTGCTGACCCGTGCCGACTCGACGACCCGGAACAAGCGCAAGGCGGACGCGCTGCGCTCGGCGTACGACGACCTGGAAGTGCGGATCGACCGGCTGCGCGAGCAGGAGGAACTGGACTCGATCCGGCCCGACCTGGACGGCAACCAGATCATGGAGACGCTGGGGATCGGGCCCGGTCGCGAGGTCGGCGAGGCGTACAAGTTCCTGATGGAGCTGCGGATGGACCAGGGCGAGATCGGTGCCGACGCGGCGCGCGAGGCGCTGCTCGCCTGGTGGGCCGAGCGCGGCTGA